The following coding sequences are from one Capsicum annuum cultivar UCD-10X-F1 chromosome 3, UCD10Xv1.1, whole genome shotgun sequence window:
- the LOC107863062 gene encoding rab GTPase-activating protein 22 isoform X1: protein MLLLFFTPSSSVSSNVVESIATKINKLAGVLIGVANGGGNGGAGGGGNAFWMERQPSNAGIAFAVTALAGLALAAAVFYTTRGHLKSPWSRRKRKRALTPQQWRSFFTPEGKFRDSGVKFLKKVRSGGVDPSIRPEVWPFLLGVYELNSSKEERDCIRNQKRREYESFRRDCRRLLKRDGSFKLRETGGMGSDGEGNITEGMDSPDYEDVVTARESLSSEDRSTYVEDSDNPSCTIANEFSSSKRVTEPNDVSESESSDSDSSADPDISQTVPSAETMDENTAEETSKEESSPSKTEVQSRPCCAEDFATWQRIIRLDAIRANAEWIAYSPSQAIVSESRAHRFAEAVGLKDYEHLEPPRILHAARLVSILEAYALYDPEIGYCQGMSDLLSPIISVMTEDHEAFWCFVGFMTKARHNFRLDEVGIRRQLNIISKIIKQKDSHLYRHLEKLQAEDCFFVYRMVVVLFRRELSFEQTLCLWEVMWADQAAIRAGIGKSAWSRIRLRAPPTDDLLLYAIAASVLQRRKQIIEKYSSMDEILRECQSMAGQLDVWKLLDDAHDLVVTLHDKI, encoded by the exons ATGCTCCTCCTCTTCTTCACCCCCTCCTCTTCCGTCTCTTCTAATGTTGTTGAATCCATCGCCACCAAAATCAATAAGCTCGCTGGAGTTCTCATCGGCGTTGCTAACGGCGGCGGTAACGGTGGtgctggtggtggtggtaatgCTTTCTGGATGGAACGTCAACCTTCTAATGCCGGTATAGCTTTTGCTGTTACGGCCTTGGCCGGTCTCGCCTTGGCCGCCGCCGTTTTCTACACTACTAG AGGTCATCTCAAATCACCATGGTCTCGTAGGAAAAGAAAACGTGCTCTTACACCCCAGCAGTGGAGAAGCTTTTTCACACCAGAAGGAAAATTTCGTGATAGTGGAGTTAAATTTCTAAAGAAAGTCCGAAGCGGA GGTGTTGATCCTAGTATCAGGCCCGAGGTTTGGCCATTCCTCCTGGGAGT CTATGAGTTGAACAGCtctaaagaagaaagagattgTATAAGAAATCAGAAGAG GAGGGAATATGAGAGCTTTCGCAGAGATTGTCGCCGACTGCTGAAACGCGATGGGAGCTTTAAATTGAGGGAAACTGGTGGAATGGGAAGTGACGGTGAAGGAAATATCACTGAAGGGATGGACTCCCCCGACTATGAAGATGTTGTTACTGCCCGGGAATCTCTTTCCAGTGAGGACAGGAGCACATATGTCGAGGATTCTGATAATCCTAGTTGTACAATAGCTAATGAATTTTCCAGTTCCAAACGAGTGACGGAGCCAAATGATGTCTCTGAATCTGAGTCATCAGACTCAGATTCCTCTGCAGATCCTGATATCAGTCAGACTGTACCCTCGGCAGAAACCATGGATGAGAATACTGCTGAAGAGACCTCTAAGGAGGAATCTTCTCCTTCAAAGACAGAAGTCCAGTCACGGCCATGCTGTGCAGAAGATTTTGCTACATGGCAACGAATAATTCGGCTTGATGCAATTCGTGCTAATGCCGAATGGATAGCATACTCCCCATCTCAAGCTATAGTATCAGAAAGTAGGGCACACCGTTTTGCAGAGGCTGTTGGGTTGAAGGACTATGAACACCTAGAGCCCCCTAGAATCCTGCATGCTGCTCGGTTAGTCTCCATTCTTGAAGCCTATGCGCTATATGACCCTGAAATTGGCTATTGCCAGGGGATGAGCGATTTGCTTTCACCCATAATTTCTGTAATGACAGAGGATCATGAGGCTTTTTGGTGCTTTGTTGGTTTCATGACAAAGGCTCGGCATAATTTCAGGCTCGATGAGGTTGGAATCAGGAGGCAGCTGAACATTATTTCTAAGATCATCAAACAAAAGGATTCACATCTCTATCGACACTTGGAGAAGCTTCAAGCAGAGGATTGCTTTTTTGTGTACAGAATGGTGGTAGTTCTTTTCAGGAGGGAATTATCTTTTGAGCAAACGCTCTGCCTATGGGAAGTAATGTGGGCAGATCAGGCTGCTATTAGGGCTGGGATTGGCAAGTCTGCCTGGAGTAGGATTAGACTGCGTGCCCCACCAACAGATGATCTCTTGCTTTATGCAATTGCAGCATCTGTATTGCAACGGAGGAAACAGATCATAGAGAAGTATAGTAGCATGGATGAAATTTTAAGGGAGTGTCAGAGCATGGCTGGTCAACTGGATGTATGGAAGCTTTTAGATGATGCCCATGACTTGGTGGTTACTCTCCATGACAAGATATAG
- the LOC107863062 gene encoding rab GTPase-activating protein 22 isoform X3, whose amino-acid sequence MRALRRSQTSSSSNSSSPSSSSPSSSSASSSWIHLRSVLFVVASSPASSSSSNRGHLKSPWSRRKRKRALTPQQWRSFFTPEGKFRDSGVKFLKKVRSGGVDPSIRPEVWPFLLGVYELNSSKEERDCIRNQKRREYESFRRDCRRLLKRDGSFKLRETGGMGSDGEGNITEGMDSPDYEDVVTARESLSSEDRSTYVEDSDNPSCTIANEFSSSKRVTEPNDVSESESSDSDSSADPDISQTVPSAETMDENTAEETSKEESSPSKTEVQSRPCCAEDFATWQRIIRLDAIRANAEWIAYSPSQAIVSESRAHRFAEAVGLKDYEHLEPPRILHAARLVSILEAYALYDPEIGYCQGMSDLLSPIISVMTEDHEAFWCFVGFMTKARHNFRLDEVGIRRQLNIISKIIKQKDSHLYRHLEKLQAEDCFFVYRMVVVLFRRELSFEQTLCLWEVMWADQAAIRAGIGKSAWSRIRLRAPPTDDLLLYAIAASVLQRRKQIIEKYSSMDEILRECQSMAGQLDVWKLLDDAHDLVVTLHDKI is encoded by the exons ATGAGAGCTCTCAGACGAAGTCAGACTTCGTCATCTTCAAATTCCTCTTCACCGtcttcatcatcaccatcatcatcgtCAGCGTCATCGTCGTGGATTCATTTGAGATCAGTTCTATTCGTTGTTGCTTCCTCAccagcttcttcttcttcctctaatCG AGGTCATCTCAAATCACCATGGTCTCGTAGGAAAAGAAAACGTGCTCTTACACCCCAGCAGTGGAGAAGCTTTTTCACACCAGAAGGAAAATTTCGTGATAGTGGAGTTAAATTTCTAAAGAAAGTCCGAAGCGGA GGTGTTGATCCTAGTATCAGGCCCGAGGTTTGGCCATTCCTCCTGGGAGT CTATGAGTTGAACAGCtctaaagaagaaagagattgTATAAGAAATCAGAAGAG GAGGGAATATGAGAGCTTTCGCAGAGATTGTCGCCGACTGCTGAAACGCGATGGGAGCTTTAAATTGAGGGAAACTGGTGGAATGGGAAGTGACGGTGAAGGAAATATCACTGAAGGGATGGACTCCCCCGACTATGAAGATGTTGTTACTGCCCGGGAATCTCTTTCCAGTGAGGACAGGAGCACATATGTCGAGGATTCTGATAATCCTAGTTGTACAATAGCTAATGAATTTTCCAGTTCCAAACGAGTGACGGAGCCAAATGATGTCTCTGAATCTGAGTCATCAGACTCAGATTCCTCTGCAGATCCTGATATCAGTCAGACTGTACCCTCGGCAGAAACCATGGATGAGAATACTGCTGAAGAGACCTCTAAGGAGGAATCTTCTCCTTCAAAGACAGAAGTCCAGTCACGGCCATGCTGTGCAGAAGATTTTGCTACATGGCAACGAATAATTCGGCTTGATGCAATTCGTGCTAATGCCGAATGGATAGCATACTCCCCATCTCAAGCTATAGTATCAGAAAGTAGGGCACACCGTTTTGCAGAGGCTGTTGGGTTGAAGGACTATGAACACCTAGAGCCCCCTAGAATCCTGCATGCTGCTCGGTTAGTCTCCATTCTTGAAGCCTATGCGCTATATGACCCTGAAATTGGCTATTGCCAGGGGATGAGCGATTTGCTTTCACCCATAATTTCTGTAATGACAGAGGATCATGAGGCTTTTTGGTGCTTTGTTGGTTTCATGACAAAGGCTCGGCATAATTTCAGGCTCGATGAGGTTGGAATCAGGAGGCAGCTGAACATTATTTCTAAGATCATCAAACAAAAGGATTCACATCTCTATCGACACTTGGAGAAGCTTCAAGCAGAGGATTGCTTTTTTGTGTACAGAATGGTGGTAGTTCTTTTCAGGAGGGAATTATCTTTTGAGCAAACGCTCTGCCTATGGGAAGTAATGTGGGCAGATCAGGCTGCTATTAGGGCTGGGATTGGCAAGTCTGCCTGGAGTAGGATTAGACTGCGTGCCCCACCAACAGATGATCTCTTGCTTTATGCAATTGCAGCATCTGTATTGCAACGGAGGAAACAGATCATAGAGAAGTATAGTAGCATGGATGAAATTTTAAGGGAGTGTCAGAGCATGGCTGGTCAACTGGATGTATGGAAGCTTTTAGATGATGCCCATGACTTGGTGGTTACTCTCCATGACAAGATATAG
- the LOC107863062 gene encoding rab GTPase-activating protein 22 isoform X8, with amino-acid sequence MLLLFFTPSSSVSSNVVESIATKINKLAGVLIGVANGGGNGGAGGGGNAFWMERQPSNAGIAFAVTALAGLALAAAVFYTTRALRRSQTSSSSNSSSPSSSSPSSSSASSSWIHLRSVLFVVASSPASSSSSNRGHLKSPWSRRKRKRALTPQQWRSFFTPEGKFRDSGVKFLKKVRSGGVDPSIRPEVWPFLLGVYELNSSKEERDCIRNQKRREYESFRRDCRRLLKRDGSFKLRETGGMGSDGEGNITEGMDSPDYEDVVTARESLSSEDRSTYVEDSDNPSCTIANEFSSSKRVTEPNDVSESESSDSDSSADPDISQTVPSAETMDENTAEETSKEESSPSKTEVQSRPCCAEDFATWQRIIRLDAIRANAEWIAYSPSQAIVSESRAHRFAEAVGLKDYEHLEPPRILHAARLVSILEAYALYDPEIGYCQGMSDLLSPIISVMTEDHEAFWCFVGFMTKARHNFRLDEVGIRRQLNIISKIIKQKDSHLYRHLEKLQAEDCFFVYRMVVVLFRRELSFEQTLCLWEVMWADQAAIRAGIGKSAWSRIRLRAPPTDDLLLYAIAASVLQRRKQIIEKYSSMDEILRECQSMAGQLDVWKLLDDAHDLVVTLHDKI; translated from the exons ATGCTCCTCCTCTTCTTCACCCCCTCCTCTTCCGTCTCTTCTAATGTTGTTGAATCCATCGCCACCAAAATCAATAAGCTCGCTGGAGTTCTCATCGGCGTTGCTAACGGCGGCGGTAACGGTGGtgctggtggtggtggtaatgCTTTCTGGATGGAACGTCAACCTTCTAATGCCGGTATAGCTTTTGCTGTTACGGCCTTGGCCGGTCTCGCCTTGGCCGCCGCCGTTTTCTACACTACTAG AGCTCTCAGACGAAGTCAGACTTCGTCATCTTCAAATTCCTCTTCACCGtcttcatcatcaccatcatcatcgtCAGCGTCATCGTCGTGGATTCATTTGAGATCAGTTCTATTCGTTGTTGCTTCCTCAccagcttcttcttcttcctctaatCG AGGTCATCTCAAATCACCATGGTCTCGTAGGAAAAGAAAACGTGCTCTTACACCCCAGCAGTGGAGAAGCTTTTTCACACCAGAAGGAAAATTTCGTGATAGTGGAGTTAAATTTCTAAAGAAAGTCCGAAGCGGA GGTGTTGATCCTAGTATCAGGCCCGAGGTTTGGCCATTCCTCCTGGGAGT CTATGAGTTGAACAGCtctaaagaagaaagagattgTATAAGAAATCAGAAGAG GAGGGAATATGAGAGCTTTCGCAGAGATTGTCGCCGACTGCTGAAACGCGATGGGAGCTTTAAATTGAGGGAAACTGGTGGAATGGGAAGTGACGGTGAAGGAAATATCACTGAAGGGATGGACTCCCCCGACTATGAAGATGTTGTTACTGCCCGGGAATCTCTTTCCAGTGAGGACAGGAGCACATATGTCGAGGATTCTGATAATCCTAGTTGTACAATAGCTAATGAATTTTCCAGTTCCAAACGAGTGACGGAGCCAAATGATGTCTCTGAATCTGAGTCATCAGACTCAGATTCCTCTGCAGATCCTGATATCAGTCAGACTGTACCCTCGGCAGAAACCATGGATGAGAATACTGCTGAAGAGACCTCTAAGGAGGAATCTTCTCCTTCAAAGACAGAAGTCCAGTCACGGCCATGCTGTGCAGAAGATTTTGCTACATGGCAACGAATAATTCGGCTTGATGCAATTCGTGCTAATGCCGAATGGATAGCATACTCCCCATCTCAAGCTATAGTATCAGAAAGTAGGGCACACCGTTTTGCAGAGGCTGTTGGGTTGAAGGACTATGAACACCTAGAGCCCCCTAGAATCCTGCATGCTGCTCGGTTAGTCTCCATTCTTGAAGCCTATGCGCTATATGACCCTGAAATTGGCTATTGCCAGGGGATGAGCGATTTGCTTTCACCCATAATTTCTGTAATGACAGAGGATCATGAGGCTTTTTGGTGCTTTGTTGGTTTCATGACAAAGGCTCGGCATAATTTCAGGCTCGATGAGGTTGGAATCAGGAGGCAGCTGAACATTATTTCTAAGATCATCAAACAAAAGGATTCACATCTCTATCGACACTTGGAGAAGCTTCAAGCAGAGGATTGCTTTTTTGTGTACAGAATGGTGGTAGTTCTTTTCAGGAGGGAATTATCTTTTGAGCAAACGCTCTGCCTATGGGAAGTAATGTGGGCAGATCAGGCTGCTATTAGGGCTGGGATTGGCAAGTCTGCCTGGAGTAGGATTAGACTGCGTGCCCCACCAACAGATGATCTCTTGCTTTATGCAATTGCAGCATCTGTATTGCAACGGAGGAAACAGATCATAGAGAAGTATAGTAGCATGGATGAAATTTTAAGGGAGTGTCAGAGCATGGCTGGTCAACTGGATGTATGGAAGCTTTTAGATGATGCCCATGACTTGGTGGTTACTCTCCATGACAAGATATAG
- the LOC107863062 gene encoding rab GTPase-activating protein 22 isoform X5, giving the protein MLLLFFTPSSSVSSNVVESIATKINKLAGVLIGVANGGGNGGAGGGGNAFWMERQPSNAGIAFAVTALAGLALAAAVFYTTRGHLKSPWSRRKRKRALTPQQWRSFFTPEGKFRDSGVKFLKKVRSGGVDPSIRPEVWPFLLGVYELNSSKEERDCIRNQKRREYESFRRDCRRLLKRDGSFKLRETGGMGSDGEGNITEGMDSPDYEDVVTARESLSSEDRSTYVEDSDNPSCTIANEFSSSKRVTEPNDVSESESSDSDSSADPDISQTVPSAETMDENTAEETSKEESSPSKTEVQSRPCCAEDFATWQRIIRLDAIRANAEWIAYSPSQAIVSESRAHRFAEAVGLKDYEHLEPPRILHAARLDEVGIRRQLNIISKIIKQKDSHLYRHLEKLQAEDCFFVYRMVVVLFRRELSFEQTLCLWEVMWADQAAIRAGIGKSAWSRIRLRAPPTDDLLLYAIAASVLQRRKQIIEKYSSMDEILRECQSMAGQLDVWKLLDDAHDLVVTLHDKI; this is encoded by the exons ATGCTCCTCCTCTTCTTCACCCCCTCCTCTTCCGTCTCTTCTAATGTTGTTGAATCCATCGCCACCAAAATCAATAAGCTCGCTGGAGTTCTCATCGGCGTTGCTAACGGCGGCGGTAACGGTGGtgctggtggtggtggtaatgCTTTCTGGATGGAACGTCAACCTTCTAATGCCGGTATAGCTTTTGCTGTTACGGCCTTGGCCGGTCTCGCCTTGGCCGCCGCCGTTTTCTACACTACTAG AGGTCATCTCAAATCACCATGGTCTCGTAGGAAAAGAAAACGTGCTCTTACACCCCAGCAGTGGAGAAGCTTTTTCACACCAGAAGGAAAATTTCGTGATAGTGGAGTTAAATTTCTAAAGAAAGTCCGAAGCGGA GGTGTTGATCCTAGTATCAGGCCCGAGGTTTGGCCATTCCTCCTGGGAGT CTATGAGTTGAACAGCtctaaagaagaaagagattgTATAAGAAATCAGAAGAG GAGGGAATATGAGAGCTTTCGCAGAGATTGTCGCCGACTGCTGAAACGCGATGGGAGCTTTAAATTGAGGGAAACTGGTGGAATGGGAAGTGACGGTGAAGGAAATATCACTGAAGGGATGGACTCCCCCGACTATGAAGATGTTGTTACTGCCCGGGAATCTCTTTCCAGTGAGGACAGGAGCACATATGTCGAGGATTCTGATAATCCTAGTTGTACAATAGCTAATGAATTTTCCAGTTCCAAACGAGTGACGGAGCCAAATGATGTCTCTGAATCTGAGTCATCAGACTCAGATTCCTCTGCAGATCCTGATATCAGTCAGACTGTACCCTCGGCAGAAACCATGGATGAGAATACTGCTGAAGAGACCTCTAAGGAGGAATCTTCTCCTTCAAAGACAGAAGTCCAGTCACGGCCATGCTGTGCAGAAGATTTTGCTACATGGCAACGAATAATTCGGCTTGATGCAATTCGTGCTAATGCCGAATGGATAGCATACTCCCCATCTCAAGCTATAGTATCAGAAAGTAGGGCACACCGTTTTGCAGAGGCTGTTGGGTTGAAGGACTATGAACACCTAGAGCCCCCTAGAATCCTGCATGCTGCTCG GCTCGATGAGGTTGGAATCAGGAGGCAGCTGAACATTATTTCTAAGATCATCAAACAAAAGGATTCACATCTCTATCGACACTTGGAGAAGCTTCAAGCAGAGGATTGCTTTTTTGTGTACAGAATGGTGGTAGTTCTTTTCAGGAGGGAATTATCTTTTGAGCAAACGCTCTGCCTATGGGAAGTAATGTGGGCAGATCAGGCTGCTATTAGGGCTGGGATTGGCAAGTCTGCCTGGAGTAGGATTAGACTGCGTGCCCCACCAACAGATGATCTCTTGCTTTATGCAATTGCAGCATCTGTATTGCAACGGAGGAAACAGATCATAGAGAAGTATAGTAGCATGGATGAAATTTTAAGGGAGTGTCAGAGCATGGCTGGTCAACTGGATGTATGGAAGCTTTTAGATGATGCCCATGACTTGGTGGTTACTCTCCATGACAAGATATAG
- the LOC107863062 gene encoding rab GTPase-activating protein 22 isoform X7 encodes MRALRRSQTSSSSNSSSPSSSSPSSSSASSSWIHLRSVLFVVASSPASSSSSNRGHLKSPWSRRKRKRALTPQQWRSFFTPEGKFRDSGVKFLKKVRSGGVDPSIRPEVWPFLLGVYELNSSKEERDCIRNQKRREYESFRRDCRRLLKRDGSFKLRETGGMGSDGEGNITEGMDSPDYEDVVTARESLSSEDRSTYVEDSDNPSCTIANEFSSSKRVTEPNDVSESESSDSDSSADPDISQTVPSAETMDENTAEETSKEESSPSKTEVQSRPCCAEDFATWQRIIRLDAIRANAEWIAYSPSQAIVSESRAHRFAEAVGLKDYEHLEPPRILHAARLDEVGIRRQLNIISKIIKQKDSHLYRHLEKLQAEDCFFVYRMVVVLFRRELSFEQTLCLWEVMWADQAAIRAGIGKSAWSRIRLRAPPTDDLLLYAIAASVLQRRKQIIEKYSSMDEILRECQSMAGQLDVWKLLDDAHDLVVTLHDKI; translated from the exons ATGAGAGCTCTCAGACGAAGTCAGACTTCGTCATCTTCAAATTCCTCTTCACCGtcttcatcatcaccatcatcatcgtCAGCGTCATCGTCGTGGATTCATTTGAGATCAGTTCTATTCGTTGTTGCTTCCTCAccagcttcttcttcttcctctaatCG AGGTCATCTCAAATCACCATGGTCTCGTAGGAAAAGAAAACGTGCTCTTACACCCCAGCAGTGGAGAAGCTTTTTCACACCAGAAGGAAAATTTCGTGATAGTGGAGTTAAATTTCTAAAGAAAGTCCGAAGCGGA GGTGTTGATCCTAGTATCAGGCCCGAGGTTTGGCCATTCCTCCTGGGAGT CTATGAGTTGAACAGCtctaaagaagaaagagattgTATAAGAAATCAGAAGAG GAGGGAATATGAGAGCTTTCGCAGAGATTGTCGCCGACTGCTGAAACGCGATGGGAGCTTTAAATTGAGGGAAACTGGTGGAATGGGAAGTGACGGTGAAGGAAATATCACTGAAGGGATGGACTCCCCCGACTATGAAGATGTTGTTACTGCCCGGGAATCTCTTTCCAGTGAGGACAGGAGCACATATGTCGAGGATTCTGATAATCCTAGTTGTACAATAGCTAATGAATTTTCCAGTTCCAAACGAGTGACGGAGCCAAATGATGTCTCTGAATCTGAGTCATCAGACTCAGATTCCTCTGCAGATCCTGATATCAGTCAGACTGTACCCTCGGCAGAAACCATGGATGAGAATACTGCTGAAGAGACCTCTAAGGAGGAATCTTCTCCTTCAAAGACAGAAGTCCAGTCACGGCCATGCTGTGCAGAAGATTTTGCTACATGGCAACGAATAATTCGGCTTGATGCAATTCGTGCTAATGCCGAATGGATAGCATACTCCCCATCTCAAGCTATAGTATCAGAAAGTAGGGCACACCGTTTTGCAGAGGCTGTTGGGTTGAAGGACTATGAACACCTAGAGCCCCCTAGAATCCTGCATGCTGCTCG GCTCGATGAGGTTGGAATCAGGAGGCAGCTGAACATTATTTCTAAGATCATCAAACAAAAGGATTCACATCTCTATCGACACTTGGAGAAGCTTCAAGCAGAGGATTGCTTTTTTGTGTACAGAATGGTGGTAGTTCTTTTCAGGAGGGAATTATCTTTTGAGCAAACGCTCTGCCTATGGGAAGTAATGTGGGCAGATCAGGCTGCTATTAGGGCTGGGATTGGCAAGTCTGCCTGGAGTAGGATTAGACTGCGTGCCCCACCAACAGATGATCTCTTGCTTTATGCAATTGCAGCATCTGTATTGCAACGGAGGAAACAGATCATAGAGAAGTATAGTAGCATGGATGAAATTTTAAGGGAGTGTCAGAGCATGGCTGGTCAACTGGATGTATGGAAGCTTTTAGATGATGCCCATGACTTGGTGGTTACTCTCCATGACAAGATATAG
- the LOC107863062 gene encoding rab GTPase-activating protein 22 isoform X4 codes for MRALRRSQTSSSSNSSSPSSSSPSSSSASSSWIHLRSVLFVVASSPASSSSSNRGHLKSPWSRRKRKRALTPQQWRSFFTPEGKFRDSGVKFLKKVRSGGVDPSIRPEVWPFLLGVREYESFRRDCRRLLKRDGSFKLRETGGMGSDGEGNITEGMDSPDYEDVVTARESLSSEDRSTYVEDSDNPSCTIANEFSSSKRVTEPNDVSESESSDSDSSADPDISQTVPSAETMDENTAEETSKEESSPSKTEVQSRPCCAEDFATWQRIIRLDAIRANAEWIAYSPSQAIVSESRAHRFAEAVGLKDYEHLEPPRILHAARLVSILEAYALYDPEIGYCQGMSDLLSPIISVMTEDHEAFWCFVGFMTKARHNFRLDEVGIRRQLNIISKIIKQKDSHLYRHLEKLQAEDCFFVYRMVVVLFRRELSFEQTLCLWEVMWADQAAIRAGIGKSAWSRIRLRAPPTDDLLLYAIAASVLQRRKQIIEKYSSMDEILRECQSMAGQLDVWKLLDDAHDLVVTLHDKI; via the exons ATGAGAGCTCTCAGACGAAGTCAGACTTCGTCATCTTCAAATTCCTCTTCACCGtcttcatcatcaccatcatcatcgtCAGCGTCATCGTCGTGGATTCATTTGAGATCAGTTCTATTCGTTGTTGCTTCCTCAccagcttcttcttcttcctctaatCG AGGTCATCTCAAATCACCATGGTCTCGTAGGAAAAGAAAACGTGCTCTTACACCCCAGCAGTGGAGAAGCTTTTTCACACCAGAAGGAAAATTTCGTGATAGTGGAGTTAAATTTCTAAAGAAAGTCCGAAGCGGA GGTGTTGATCCTAGTATCAGGCCCGAGGTTTGGCCATTCCTCCTGGGAGT GAGGGAATATGAGAGCTTTCGCAGAGATTGTCGCCGACTGCTGAAACGCGATGGGAGCTTTAAATTGAGGGAAACTGGTGGAATGGGAAGTGACGGTGAAGGAAATATCACTGAAGGGATGGACTCCCCCGACTATGAAGATGTTGTTACTGCCCGGGAATCTCTTTCCAGTGAGGACAGGAGCACATATGTCGAGGATTCTGATAATCCTAGTTGTACAATAGCTAATGAATTTTCCAGTTCCAAACGAGTGACGGAGCCAAATGATGTCTCTGAATCTGAGTCATCAGACTCAGATTCCTCTGCAGATCCTGATATCAGTCAGACTGTACCCTCGGCAGAAACCATGGATGAGAATACTGCTGAAGAGACCTCTAAGGAGGAATCTTCTCCTTCAAAGACAGAAGTCCAGTCACGGCCATGCTGTGCAGAAGATTTTGCTACATGGCAACGAATAATTCGGCTTGATGCAATTCGTGCTAATGCCGAATGGATAGCATACTCCCCATCTCAAGCTATAGTATCAGAAAGTAGGGCACACCGTTTTGCAGAGGCTGTTGGGTTGAAGGACTATGAACACCTAGAGCCCCCTAGAATCCTGCATGCTGCTCGGTTAGTCTCCATTCTTGAAGCCTATGCGCTATATGACCCTGAAATTGGCTATTGCCAGGGGATGAGCGATTTGCTTTCACCCATAATTTCTGTAATGACAGAGGATCATGAGGCTTTTTGGTGCTTTGTTGGTTTCATGACAAAGGCTCGGCATAATTTCAGGCTCGATGAGGTTGGAATCAGGAGGCAGCTGAACATTATTTCTAAGATCATCAAACAAAAGGATTCACATCTCTATCGACACTTGGAGAAGCTTCAAGCAGAGGATTGCTTTTTTGTGTACAGAATGGTGGTAGTTCTTTTCAGGAGGGAATTATCTTTTGAGCAAACGCTCTGCCTATGGGAAGTAATGTGGGCAGATCAGGCTGCTATTAGGGCTGGGATTGGCAAGTCTGCCTGGAGTAGGATTAGACTGCGTGCCCCACCAACAGATGATCTCTTGCTTTATGCAATTGCAGCATCTGTATTGCAACGGAGGAAACAGATCATAGAGAAGTATAGTAGCATGGATGAAATTTTAAGGGAGTGTCAGAGCATGGCTGGTCAACTGGATGTATGGAAGCTTTTAGATGATGCCCATGACTTGGTGGTTACTCTCCATGACAAGATATAG